A region of Methyloversatilis discipulorum DNA encodes the following proteins:
- the coxB gene encoding cytochrome c oxidase subunit II, translated as MKLNLQEPITELGQKVYDLHLLMTIVCGVIFVAVFGVMFWSVFVHRKSAGHKAATFHESTTVEILWTIVPVFILLGMAWPATKTILAMRDTSNPDITIKATGYQWKWGYDYLKGDGEGISFTSNLSTPQPQIRNEAAKGTDYLLEVDNELVVPVGKKVRILTTANDVIHAWWVPALAVKQDAIPGFIRDTWFRAEKTGTFRGQCAELCGKDHGYMPIVVKVVTEDEYAAWVEKKKTELAAAADDPNKMYTVEELTPRGAKVFAANCAACHQANGQGLPPAFPALDGSKVVLGSQDAQIHLVMNGKSGTAMAAFKHLSDTDLAAVLTYTRNSWSNATGEVIQPSDIKMAREE; from the coding sequence ATGAAGCTCAATCTGCAGGAGCCGATCACCGAACTGGGTCAGAAGGTGTATGACCTCCACCTGCTGATGACCATCGTCTGTGGCGTCATTTTCGTGGCAGTCTTCGGCGTGATGTTCTGGTCGGTGTTCGTGCACCGCAAGTCCGCCGGCCACAAGGCTGCAACCTTCCACGAAAGCACCACGGTCGAAATCCTGTGGACCATCGTTCCGGTCTTCATCCTGCTCGGCATGGCTTGGCCGGCGACCAAGACCATCCTGGCGATGCGTGACACCAGCAACCCCGATATCACGATCAAGGCCACCGGCTATCAGTGGAAGTGGGGCTACGACTACCTGAAGGGCGACGGTGAAGGCATCAGCTTCACCAGCAACCTGTCGACGCCGCAGCCGCAGATCCGCAACGAAGCGGCCAAGGGCACCGACTACCTGCTCGAAGTTGACAACGAGCTGGTTGTGCCGGTCGGCAAGAAGGTGCGCATCCTGACCACCGCGAACGACGTGATCCACGCATGGTGGGTGCCGGCACTGGCGGTCAAGCAGGACGCGATTCCCGGTTTCATCCGTGACACCTGGTTCCGTGCCGAGAAGACCGGCACCTTCCGCGGTCAGTGCGCAGAACTGTGCGGCAAGGACCATGGCTACATGCCCATCGTCGTCAAGGTCGTGACCGAAGACGAATACGCGGCCTGGGTCGAAAAGAAGAAGACCGAACTGGCCGCTGCTGCTGATGATCCGAACAAGATGTACACCGTCGAGGAACTGACCCCGCGTGGTGCCAAGGTGTTCGCCGCCAACTGTGCCGCCTGTCACCAGGCCAATGGCCAGGGTCTGCCGCCGGCCTTCCCCGCGCTCGACGGCTCGAAGGTGGTGCTCGGCTCGCAGGACGCGCAGATCCATCTCGTGATGAACGGCAAGTCGGGTACCGCGATGGCTGCGTTCAAGCACCTGAGCGATACCGATCTGGCTGCAGTGCTGACCTACACGCGCAACAGCTGGAGCAATGCGACGGGCGAGGTCATCCAACCGTCGGACATCAAGATGGCCCGCGAAGAGTAA
- the accB gene encoding acetyl-CoA carboxylase biotin carboxyl carrier protein, which yields MDLRKLKKLIDLVQESGISELEVTEGEEKVRIAKHLPAPAAQATYVAAPAPVAAAAAPAAAAPAAPAEAALPEGHVVKSPMVGSFYRSSSPGGKAFVDVGQSVAIGETLCIIEAMKLMNEIESDAAGVVKAILVENGQPVEYGQPLFIIG from the coding sequence ATGGATTTGCGCAAACTCAAGAAGCTGATCGACCTCGTCCAGGAATCGGGCATTTCCGAGCTGGAAGTGACCGAGGGCGAGGAAAAGGTGCGGATCGCCAAGCATCTGCCGGCACCGGCCGCCCAGGCCACCTATGTGGCTGCGCCCGCGCCGGTCGCCGCCGCAGCCGCTCCGGCCGCCGCCGCACCTGCCGCACCGGCCGAAGCCGCACTGCCTGAAGGTCATGTCGTGAAGTCGCCGATGGTCGGCAGCTTCTACCGCTCGTCGTCGCCCGGCGGTAAGGCCTTCGTCGATGTAGGCCAGTCGGTGGCCATCGGCGAAACGCTGTGCATCATCGAGGCGATGAAGCTGATGAACGAAATCGAGTCCGACGCCGCCGGCGTCGTAAAGGCCATCCTGGTCGAGAACGGCCAGCCGGTCGAATACGGCCAGCCGCTGTTCATCATCGGCTGA
- the cbiQ gene encoding cobalt ECF transporter T component CbiQ, translating to MIAIGIAPRSPLSHVDPRVRLLCVLTASAWIAATPRLSSLLVLTAGSLVLALVARVPARTLMRRLLALNAFMALVLVTLPLSPGGEVVYQVAGVSIHGDGLMHALRIVLAGHALVLLFAALVATMEPVTLAHALLHLNVPDKLVRILMFAIRYIDVLHDTRLRRERAMRARGFVARCDAHTLRTTAHLVGALVGDSLARAQRIEQAMRARGWRGGFPMLHHFHLRASDLAFGLLFAACLLSIGVIA from the coding sequence ATGATCGCCATCGGTATCGCGCCGAGGTCGCCGCTGTCGCACGTCGATCCGCGGGTGCGCCTGCTGTGCGTGCTGACCGCCAGCGCGTGGATCGCGGCGACGCCGCGTCTGTCGTCCTTGCTGGTGCTGACGGCCGGCAGTCTGGTGCTGGCGCTGGTCGCACGCGTGCCGGCACGGACGCTGATGCGCCGGCTGCTGGCGCTGAACGCTTTCATGGCACTGGTGCTGGTGACGCTGCCGCTGTCGCCGGGCGGCGAAGTGGTGTATCAGGTGGCCGGCGTCAGTATCCATGGCGACGGGCTGATGCACGCCTTGCGCATCGTGCTGGCCGGACACGCGCTGGTGCTGCTGTTTGCCGCGCTGGTGGCGACCATGGAGCCGGTCACGCTGGCGCACGCGTTGCTGCACTTGAATGTGCCGGACAAGCTGGTGCGCATCCTGATGTTCGCCATACGCTACATCGACGTGCTGCACGACACCCGGCTGCGGCGTGAGCGTGCGATGCGTGCGCGCGGTTTCGTCGCGCGCTGCGATGCGCATACCCTGCGTACGACTGCGCATCTGGTCGGTGCGCTGGTGGGTGACAGTCTGGCGCGCGCCCAGCGCATCGAACAGGCGATGCGCGCGCGCGGCTGGCGCGGCGGCTTTCCGATGTTGCACCACTTCCACCTGCGTGCGAGCGATCTGGCCTTCGGCCTGTTGTTTGCGGCTTGCCTGCTGTCCATCGGAGTGATCGCATGA
- the tpx gene encoding thiol peroxidase, with product MTQTVTLAGNPIHLAGHFPAKGTKAPAFSLVGTDLADVSLASLAGKRKVLNIVPSLDTPVCQTSTRKFNEQAGNIANTVVLVISADLPFAMKRFCETEGLQNVQSLSTLRGREFMANYGVEIIDGPLAGLTARAVLVLDADDTVLHAELVPEIKQEPDYAAALAALK from the coding sequence ATGACCCAGACCGTCACGCTCGCCGGCAATCCCATCCACCTCGCCGGTCACTTCCCTGCCAAGGGCACCAAGGCACCCGCCTTCTCGCTGGTCGGTACCGACCTGGCCGACGTGTCGCTTGCCAGCCTGGCCGGCAAGCGCAAGGTGCTCAACATCGTGCCCAGCCTGGACACGCCGGTGTGCCAGACCTCGACCCGCAAGTTCAACGAACAGGCCGGCAACATCGCCAACACCGTCGTTCTGGTCATTTCCGCCGACCTGCCGTTCGCGATGAAGCGCTTCTGCGAGACTGAAGGCCTGCAGAACGTGCAGTCGCTGTCGACGCTGCGCGGCCGCGAGTTCATGGCCAACTACGGCGTCGAAATCATCGACGGCCCGCTGGCCGGCCTGACCGCGCGCGCGGTGCTGGTGCTCGACGCCGACGACACCGTGCTGCACGCCGAGCTGGTGCCGGAAATCAAGCAGGAACCCGACTACGCCGCCGCGCTCGCAGCGCTGAAGTAA
- a CDS encoding DUF2244 domain-containing protein has translation MSAVLSQSNEFSIVARRNCSMSPRALLAFFLVTAVLSLLIAMAWAMAGVWWVLPFAGVEIGALGIAFIAFGRRVGDFERIHLDESRLVVEVCERDRVCRHEFVPAWAKVETRRVGLGSEVVVRCRDQQVVVGRYLDEGGRELLVRELSARLRERRF, from the coding sequence GTGTCCGCAGTGCTCAGCCAATCCAACGAGTTCAGCATCGTTGCACGCCGCAACTGTTCGATGTCGCCGCGTGCGCTTCTGGCCTTCTTCCTGGTCACGGCTGTGTTGTCCCTACTGATCGCGATGGCCTGGGCCATGGCTGGTGTCTGGTGGGTACTCCCGTTCGCGGGCGTCGAAATCGGGGCGCTGGGCATTGCCTTCATCGCTTTCGGCAGACGCGTCGGTGATTTCGAGCGCATCCATCTCGACGAGAGCCGGTTGGTCGTGGAGGTCTGCGAACGGGATCGTGTCTGCAGACATGAGTTTGTGCCCGCATGGGCAAAGGTCGAAACGCGCAGGGTCGGCCTGGGTTCCGAAGTAGTCGTGCGGTGCCGCGACCAGCAGGTCGTGGTGGGGCGGTATCTGGACGAGGGCGGCCGCGAGTTGCTGGTGCGGGAGCTGTCGGCTAGATTGCGGGAAAGACGGTTTTAA
- the prmA gene encoding 50S ribosomal protein L11 methyltransferase, whose amino-acid sequence MSESSAQPDGQQAGRWITVTLLADSANAEALSDALLEAGALSVDIEDADAGTPDEKPQFGEPGMPVAVELWPHSRIHALFDRDADYATAMAEAAEQAGLTAPPPYTTSPLDEQNWVRITQAQFEPIPVSKRLWIVPSWHDQPDPAAINITLDPGMAFGTGSHPTTRLCLEWLDSVIRGGETVIDYGCGSGILALAAAKLGAARVTGTDIDPHAMDAARYNAERNGATLELLHSRDNIDHTADVVVANILANPLTVLAPLLCGLTRSGGRIALSGILAAQTDMVRAAYRPAFELEVAGEREGWVLLTGTRV is encoded by the coding sequence ATGAGCGAGTCGAGCGCACAGCCGGACGGACAGCAGGCAGGCCGCTGGATCACGGTCACGCTGCTGGCCGACTCGGCCAACGCCGAGGCGCTGTCCGACGCGCTGCTCGAAGCGGGTGCGCTGTCGGTGGACATCGAAGACGCAGACGCCGGTACGCCGGACGAAAAGCCGCAGTTCGGCGAACCCGGCATGCCGGTCGCCGTCGAGCTGTGGCCGCATTCGCGCATTCACGCGCTGTTCGATCGCGACGCCGACTACGCGACGGCGATGGCCGAGGCAGCCGAACAGGCCGGCCTGACCGCACCGCCTCCGTACACGACCTCGCCGCTGGACGAGCAGAACTGGGTGCGCATCACGCAGGCCCAGTTCGAACCGATACCGGTATCGAAACGGCTGTGGATCGTGCCGTCCTGGCATGACCAGCCCGACCCGGCGGCGATCAACATCACGCTCGACCCCGGCATGGCTTTCGGCACCGGCTCACACCCGACCACCCGGCTCTGCCTGGAGTGGCTGGATTCGGTCATCCGTGGCGGCGAAACGGTGATCGACTACGGCTGCGGCTCCGGCATCCTGGCGCTCGCCGCCGCCAAACTGGGCGCAGCGCGGGTGACCGGCACCGACATCGACCCGCACGCGATGGACGCCGCCCGCTACAACGCGGAACGTAACGGCGCCACGCTCGAACTGCTGCACTCGCGCGACAACATCGACCACACAGCCGACGTCGTGGTGGCCAACATCCTGGCCAACCCGCTCACCGTGCTGGCGCCGCTGCTGTGCGGCCTCACACGCAGCGGCGGACGTATCGCGCTGTCCGGCATCCTCGCCGCGCAGACCGACATGGTGCGCGCCGCCTATCGCCCGGCCTTCGAACTGGAGGTTGCCGGCGAGCGGGAAGGCTGGGTGCTGCTGACCGGGACGCGCGTCTGA
- a CDS encoding TlpA disulfide reductase family protein, with product MNAWMRRGLIAAVVVAAGVAGVWFGQSRQPQLTEAATTDAARLEALSLADANGQPMPFSAWRGKLQVVNFWATWCPPCREEMPAFSRLAEKYRDRGVQFVGISIDNADNVRRYLQEEKIAYPLLIGGSDAIQLSADLGNGAQAMPFTVIFSPDGKIVERKLGTYKEEELEAILLARLR from the coding sequence ATGAATGCATGGATGCGCCGCGGCCTGATCGCCGCGGTGGTCGTCGCGGCCGGTGTGGCCGGGGTGTGGTTCGGCCAGAGCCGGCAACCGCAGCTGACCGAAGCAGCGACGACCGACGCCGCGCGCCTCGAAGCGCTCAGCCTGGCCGACGCGAACGGTCAGCCCATGCCCTTCTCCGCCTGGCGCGGAAAGCTGCAGGTGGTGAATTTCTGGGCCACCTGGTGTCCGCCCTGCCGCGAAGAGATGCCGGCCTTTTCCCGCCTGGCCGAGAAGTACCGCGATCGCGGCGTGCAGTTTGTCGGCATCAGCATCGATAACGCCGACAACGTGCGCCGTTATCTGCAGGAAGAGAAGATCGCCTATCCGCTGCTGATCGGCGGCTCGGACGCCATCCAGTTGTCGGCCGATCTGGGCAATGGAGCGCAGGCCATGCCTTTTACCGTCATCTTCTCGCCAGACGGAAAGATCGTCGAGCGCAAGCTGGGTACCTACAAGGAAGAGGAGCTGGAGGCCATCCTGCTCGCACGCTTGCGCTGA
- the aroQ gene encoding type II 3-dehydroquinate dehydratase — MQPTTRRKATKPATQPAAQDATPNTRRILVLHGPNLNLLGTREPEIYGHLTLADIDAKLKVNALAAGVSLECFQSNHEGDLVGRIQAARSESVDFILINPAAYTHTSVAIRDALAAVSIPFVEVHLSNVHAREAFRHHSYLSDIAVGVVCGLGAYGYEAALEFALRRLDTRK; from the coding sequence ATGCAGCCAACAACGCGCCGCAAGGCGACCAAACCTGCCACGCAGCCGGCGGCGCAGGATGCGACCCCAAACACCCGTCGCATCCTCGTGCTGCACGGGCCCAACCTGAATCTTCTGGGCACGCGGGAACCCGAAATCTACGGCCATCTGACGCTCGCCGACATCGACGCGAAGCTGAAGGTGAACGCGCTTGCTGCCGGCGTATCGCTCGAATGTTTCCAGAGCAATCATGAAGGCGATCTGGTCGGTCGCATCCAGGCTGCCCGGAGCGAGAGCGTCGATTTCATCCTGATCAACCCGGCCGCCTACACGCACACCAGCGTGGCGATACGCGACGCACTGGCTGCGGTGAGCATTCCGTTCGTCGAGGTGCACCTGTCCAACGTGCATGCACGCGAAGCATTCCGGCATCACTCCTACCTGTCGGATATCGCGGTCGGCGTGGTGTGTGGTCTGGGCGCCTACGGTTACGAAGCCGCGCTCGAATTCGCGCTGCGGCGACTCGACACCAGAAAATAA
- the mpl gene encoding UDP-N-acetylmuramate:L-alanyl-gamma-D-glutamyl-meso-diaminopimelate ligase: MHIHILGICGTFMGGIAALAREAGHRVTGCDANVYPPMSTQLEQLGIELIEGYDPAQTALAPDVFVVGNAVSRGNPLLEEILDRGLPYVSGPQWLAENVLAGRWVLAVAGTHGKTTTTSMLAWMLEAAGLKPGFLIGGVPQNFGVSARLGDAPFFVIEADEYDTAFCDKRSKFVHYRPRTAILNNLEFDHADIFPDLAAIETQFHHLVRTMPRLGRVVANGGEAALKRVLARGVWSEVEWFNDAAGWRVESTGDALAVVGPAGERATGRLAMPGMHNANNALAAMLAARHAGVRPEQALASLSEFVGIRRRLERVGEAGGVTVYDDFAHHPTAIDETLRALRSVVGEARIVAVIEPRSNTMKLGVMKARLPEALAGADMCYCLGGPALGWDAAEALAPLGERASVASSVEELLDALADGVKAGDHVLVMSNGGFGGVHRRLLDRLASRG; the protein is encoded by the coding sequence ATGCACATTCACATCCTCGGCATCTGCGGCACCTTCATGGGCGGCATCGCCGCGCTGGCGCGCGAAGCGGGTCACCGCGTCACCGGCTGCGACGCGAACGTCTATCCGCCGATGAGCACGCAGCTCGAACAGCTCGGCATCGAGTTGATCGAGGGCTACGACCCTGCTCAGACAGCGCTGGCGCCGGATGTGTTCGTGGTCGGCAACGCGGTGTCGCGTGGCAACCCGCTGCTCGAGGAAATCCTCGATCGCGGTCTGCCCTATGTGTCCGGACCGCAGTGGCTGGCGGAGAACGTGCTGGCCGGCCGCTGGGTGCTGGCGGTGGCCGGTACGCACGGCAAGACGACGACCACCTCGATGCTGGCCTGGATGCTGGAGGCGGCGGGCCTGAAGCCCGGCTTCCTGATCGGCGGCGTGCCGCAGAACTTCGGCGTGTCGGCACGCCTGGGTGACGCCCCCTTCTTCGTCATCGAGGCCGATGAATACGACACCGCCTTCTGCGACAAGCGGTCGAAGTTCGTGCACTACCGCCCGCGAACCGCGATCCTGAACAACCTGGAATTCGATCACGCCGACATCTTCCCGGATCTGGCGGCGATCGAGACGCAGTTCCACCATCTGGTGCGCACCATGCCGCGGCTCGGCCGCGTCGTCGCGAATGGCGGTGAGGCCGCGCTCAAGCGCGTGCTGGCGCGCGGTGTGTGGAGCGAGGTCGAGTGGTTCAACGATGCCGCCGGCTGGCGCGTCGAGTCGACCGGCGACGCGTTGGCGGTGGTCGGGCCGGCGGGCGAACGCGCGACCGGGCGTCTTGCAATGCCCGGCATGCACAACGCGAACAATGCGTTGGCCGCCATGCTGGCGGCGCGGCATGCCGGTGTGCGGCCGGAGCAGGCGCTGGCGTCGCTCAGTGAATTTGTCGGCATCCGACGCCGGCTCGAGCGCGTCGGCGAGGCCGGTGGCGTCACCGTCTACGATGACTTCGCCCATCATCCGACGGCCATCGACGAAACCCTGCGCGCGCTGCGTTCGGTGGTGGGCGAGGCGCGCATCGTCGCGGTGATCGAGCCGCGCTCCAATACGATGAAGCTCGGTGTCATGAAGGCGCGTCTGCCCGAAGCGCTCGCCGGGGCCGACATGTGCTACTGCCTCGGCGGCCCCGCCCTCGGATGGGATGCGGCCGAGGCGCTGGCGCCGCTGGGCGAACGGGCCAGTGTCGCGTCGTCGGTGGAGGAACTGCTCGATGCGCTCGCCGACGGCGTGAAAGCCGGCGATCACGTGCTGGTGATGAGCAACGGCGGCTTTGGCGGCGTGCATCGCCGCCTGCTTGATCGCCTCGCCAGCAGGGGCTGA
- a CDS encoding DUF3426 domain-containing protein yields the protein MLSRCPACATVFRVDTVQLRAREGRVRCGRCHTVFDAVDAMVDVPLPKSGDTPAPAAADLAPPPVATEIENAAPVADEPEHSHATLTFAAEPDIELLTDDTAAVTTDRLDLDVGSADAPPSPLPGDSMEALVERTTDYWQTRVDDTAPAEAPEAVEAAAESEVPVDDHPGTTAASEAVPEPDPDVTQPLDIVELEAAPAPDDDIVAAPAAPARDPLLDPPPALEPVRDPAVQRIRRELYGEDQTPRRSALKTALWSLGILLLVLLAAAQLAYLFRTELVIAQPALKPLFEQACARLGCTLPAPRRADLISIESSELNPDTERAPLLRLNALLRNGATHAQDWPHLELSLTDTADRPIVRRVLAPADYLPADRQGSEFAAASEQAVSVLVDPTDTHAGGYRLYVFYP from the coding sequence ATGCTGTCCCGCTGCCCGGCCTGCGCCACCGTCTTCCGCGTCGACACGGTGCAGCTCCGGGCACGCGAAGGTCGCGTGCGCTGCGGTCGCTGCCACACGGTGTTCGACGCGGTCGACGCGATGGTAGACGTTCCGCTCCCGAAAAGCGGTGACACGCCCGCACCCGCCGCCGCAGACCTCGCACCGCCGCCCGTTGCCACCGAAATCGAGAACGCCGCCCCGGTCGCGGACGAACCCGAACACAGCCACGCCACGCTGACCTTCGCTGCAGAGCCTGACATCGAACTGCTGACGGACGACACGGCCGCCGTCACCACCGACCGGCTGGACCTCGACGTCGGCAGCGCCGACGCGCCGCCGTCGCCACTGCCCGGCGACAGCATGGAGGCACTGGTCGAACGCACCACCGACTACTGGCAGACGCGCGTCGACGACACGGCGCCCGCAGAGGCCCCAGAGGCCGTCGAAGCTGCCGCCGAAAGCGAAGTCCCCGTCGACGACCATCCAGGCACGACCGCCGCAAGCGAGGCGGTACCCGAGCCCGATCCGGACGTCACGCAGCCGCTGGACATCGTCGAACTTGAAGCCGCGCCTGCCCCCGACGACGACATCGTCGCCGCGCCGGCGGCGCCCGCACGCGATCCTCTGCTCGACCCGCCGCCGGCGCTCGAACCGGTGCGCGACCCGGCGGTACAGCGCATCCGCCGCGAACTGTATGGCGAGGACCAGACGCCGCGCCGCAGCGCGCTGAAGACGGCGCTGTGGAGCCTGGGCATCCTGCTGCTGGTGCTGCTGGCCGCTGCCCAGCTTGCCTATCTGTTCCGCACCGAACTGGTGATCGCGCAACCGGCGCTGAAGCCGCTGTTCGAGCAGGCCTGCGCCCGCCTCGGCTGCACGCTGCCGGCGCCGCGTCGCGCCGACCTGATCAGCATCGAATCATCGGAGCTGAATCCGGACACCGAACGCGCACCACTGCTGCGCCTGAATGCGCTTCTGCGCAACGGTGCCACGCACGCACAGGACTGGCCGCACCTCGAACTGAGCCTGACTGACACCGCTGACCGGCCCATCGTGCGCCGCGTACTCGCGCCCGCCGACTATCTGCCGGCCGACCGTCAGGGCAGCGAGTTCGCAGCAGCGTCGGAACAGGCGGTCAGCGTGCTGGTCGACCCGACGGACACCCACGCCGGCGGCTACCGCCTCTACGTCTTCTATCCCTGA
- a CDS encoding diacylglycerol kinase: MQESPFKGKTGLRRLLNATRYSAEGLGAAFRHEDAFRQEVIAAVLLLPLALWLGDSGVERALMVFSVLLVLVVELLNSAVEATVDRISLENHALAKRAKDIGSAAVMVSLINVALVWGLVLAS, translated from the coding sequence ATGCAAGAAAGTCCGTTCAAGGGCAAGACCGGCCTGCGCCGACTGCTCAATGCCACCCGCTACTCGGCCGAAGGTCTGGGTGCCGCCTTCCGTCACGAAGACGCCTTCCGCCAGGAAGTGATCGCCGCCGTACTGCTGCTGCCGCTCGCACTGTGGCTCGGCGACAGCGGTGTCGAACGTGCGCTGATGGTGTTCTCGGTGCTGCTGGTGCTGGTCGTCGAACTGCTCAATTCCGCCGTCGAGGCCACGGTCGACCGCATTTCGCTGGAGAACCACGCACTGGCCAAACGCGCCAAGGACATCGGCTCGGCCGCCGTCATGGTGTCGCTGATCAATGTCGCGCTGGTCTGGGGGCTGGTGCTGGCAAGCTGA
- a CDS encoding energy-coupling factor ABC transporter ATP-binding protein: protein MTAAPHAISGPALIRARDLSFRHVPERPLLEGVSFDLHAGERVGLAGANGCGKSSLLQLLIGLLPRDGGVLELCGQPCCDEADFRPLRGRVGLMFQDADDQLFCPTVQEDIAFGPLNQGLAHAAVRRIVGDMLARLHIVHLAERPVHQLSGGEKRLVALAGVLAMGPEVLLLDEPTTGLDADARQKVTAVLRALPQAMLVVSHDRDFLAQLTTRVIALADGRVVADGASLPAQVLSLRR, encoded by the coding sequence ATGACTGCCGCCCCGCATGCAATATCCGGCCCGGCGCTGATCCGTGCGCGCGATCTGTCGTTCAGGCACGTGCCGGAGCGGCCGCTGCTGGAGGGCGTGTCCTTCGATCTGCATGCGGGCGAACGGGTCGGTCTGGCGGGCGCCAACGGCTGCGGAAAATCCTCGCTGCTGCAGCTGTTGATCGGCCTGCTGCCGCGTGACGGCGGGGTGCTCGAACTGTGCGGGCAGCCCTGCTGCGACGAAGCCGATTTCCGGCCGCTGCGCGGGCGCGTCGGCCTGATGTTCCAGGACGCCGACGATCAGCTGTTCTGCCCCACCGTGCAGGAAGACATCGCCTTCGGGCCGCTGAACCAGGGGCTTGCCCACGCGGCGGTGCGCCGCATCGTCGGCGACATGCTGGCGCGCCTGCACATCGTGCATCTGGCCGAACGGCCGGTGCATCAGTTGTCCGGTGGCGAGAAGCGTCTGGTGGCGTTGGCCGGCGTGCTGGCCATGGGGCCCGAGGTGCTGCTGCTCGATGAACCGACGACCGGGCTGGATGCGGATGCGCGGCAGAAGGTGACCGCGGTGCTGCGCGCGCTGCCGCAGGCCATGCTGGTGGTGTCGCACGACCGGGATTTCCTGGCGCAGCTGACCACCCGCGTCATCGCGCTGGCCGATGGCCGGGTGGTCGCCGACGGTGCGAGCTTGCCGGCGCAGGTGCTCAGTCTGCGGCGCTGA
- the accC gene encoding acetyl-CoA carboxylase biotin carboxylase subunit, with translation MFGKILIANRGEIALRILRACRELGIRTVAVHSEADTEAKYVRLADESVCIGPAPSGQSYLNIPAIISAAEVTDAEAIHPGYGFLSENADFAERVERSGFVFIGPRPETITLMGDKVSAKDAMKAAGVPCVPGSEGALGDDPKEIVRIARGIGYPVIIKAAGGGGGRGMRTVHTEAALINAVQMTRAEAGAAFNNPAVYMEKFLENPRHIEIQVLADAHGNAVYLGERDCSMQRRHQKIIEEAPAPGVPARLIARVGERCAEACRRINYRGAGTFEFLYENGEFYFIEMNTRIQVEHPVTELITGIDLVQEQIRVAAGEKLRFKQRDIKLTGHALECRINAEDPYKFTPSPGKITGYHPPGGPGVRVDSHVYQGYTVPPHYDSMIGKVITYGDTRDQAIRRMRIALSEMIVSGIKTNIPLHQELMHDTRFMDGGTSIHYLEQKLAAQEAAKVK, from the coding sequence ATGTTCGGAAAAATTCTGATCGCGAACCGTGGCGAGATTGCGCTGCGCATCCTGCGCGCCTGCCGCGAGTTGGGCATCCGCACCGTGGCGGTGCACTCCGAAGCCGACACCGAGGCAAAGTACGTCAGACTGGCCGATGAATCGGTCTGTATCGGCCCGGCGCCGTCCGGCCAGTCCTACCTCAATATCCCCGCCATCATTTCGGCCGCCGAAGTGACGGATGCGGAAGCCATTCACCCCGGTTACGGCTTTCTGTCCGAGAACGCCGATTTCGCCGAACGCGTCGAGCGCAGCGGCTTCGTGTTCATCGGGCCGCGCCCGGAAACCATCACGCTGATGGGCGACAAGGTGTCGGCCAAGGACGCAATGAAAGCGGCCGGTGTGCCCTGCGTGCCCGGCTCTGAAGGTGCGCTCGGCGACGACCCGAAGGAAATCGTCCGCATCGCGCGCGGCATCGGCTACCCGGTCATCATCAAGGCCGCCGGCGGCGGCGGCGGCCGCGGCATGCGTACCGTGCACACCGAGGCGGCGCTGATCAACGCGGTGCAGATGACCCGTGCCGAAGCCGGCGCGGCGTTCAACAACCCCGCCGTGTATATGGAGAAGTTCCTCGAGAACCCGCGCCATATCGAAATCCAGGTGCTGGCCGACGCGCACGGCAACGCCGTCTATCTGGGCGAGCGCGACTGCTCGATGCAGCGCCGCCACCAGAAGATCATCGAGGAAGCACCGGCCCCGGGTGTTCCGGCACGGCTGATCGCCCGTGTCGGCGAGCGCTGTGCCGAAGCCTGCCGCCGCATCAACTATCGCGGCGCCGGCACCTTCGAGTTCCTGTACGAGAACGGCGAGTTCTATTTCATCGAAATGAACACCCGCATCCAGGTCGAGCACCCGGTCACCGAACTGATTACCGGCATCGATCTGGTGCAGGAGCAGATCCGCGTCGCCGCCGGCGAAAAGCTGCGCTTCAAGCAGCGCGACATCAAGCTGACCGGCCACGCGCTGGAATGCCGCATCAACGCCGAAGACCCGTACAAGTTCACGCCCAGCCCGGGCAAGATCACCGGCTACCACCCGCCGGGCGGGCCCGGTGTGCGTGTCGATTCGCACGTGTATCAGGGCTACACCGTGCCGCCGCACTACGATTCGATGATAGGCAAGGTGATCACCTACGGCGACACACGCGACCAGGCCATCCGCCGCATGCGTATCGCGCTGTCGGAAATGATCGTCAGCGGCATCAAGACCAATATCCCGCTGCACCAGGAACTGATGCACGACACCCGCTTCATGGACGGCGGCACCAGCATCCACTACCTCGAGCAGAAGCTCGCGGCGCAGGAAGCGGCCAAGGTCAAATGA